atTTAAGTCTGTAAGATTACAGAGGTCCAGAGATAATGACAGAGGCCACGGCTCGCTGGTTGGCATGCTTACATCAGGCAGACAAGCTTTAACGTTGTTAGTTTCCACCTCGGGAGACAGATGTTGGTGTAAAGGAATGAATGTTTGATGTAGAATTCACAATGTCACTTCATTGTAATGGGATATAAACAgttgctaatgctaatgttagctatgGAGCTACTTGCAAACAGCTCATTTAAGGTTtctcattttaatgacattaagtttgttttttgttttctttttcgtCACATTGACATGCATGGTTATCCATATTACgcagatacagcagcagctccgaTGTGCTGGAAGTTTAATTATAAAGATGTTGCATATCTTAAAGTGTGAGAATGTGAGATAaatacacgcgcacacacacaacgttGAAGTCCCCTGCTATATTAGTGCAAAGCCTCAGTCAGTGATTTGTGTCGGATGTTTTAAGACATATCAGCACAGTGGGAGAGACACGCTGACAGTCATGTCGAATATCACTTTGTTTTACTGCCTACTATCTGAATGACATCACTGGTATTTTAagtggttgttttgttgacaCATCCTCCATCATTTGGACACTTTAACGTGATGTTTCAAGGCTGCAAAGTTACACAAATGAGCCCAAACATGCTCAGAATGATCAGCAAATTCCTCAGGAAATCCAATTTGTTATCTTTCCATATGCTTCagtgtttcctcatcagagccTGTCAGGAGGAGCTGCACTGACTCTCAGATGATGTACATATGACCCCAATGACTGTCATGTGACTTTAAAGGTGATCAGCCCATCAGTCTGTCAGGGTCAAAGGGGCTGTAGGAGACTGGAACCTTCATCAGTAATGCTGTTGCTTACtcagttagtttgtttttccgAAGATGACAATAAATCACTATGTATGTAAGAATATTTACTCCAGTATTAATGTTTCATTGCGTGTTCTTTTCACACAGGCCATCTGAGCCAAAGCACACAGTTTAATATCCATGctacatgcacagacacaatttctctgcttttacttttacttttgataaCAGACCAACATgttttatgaatacattttacatatgtatttttttaagtgtctgAAGTTTGCTTTTGAAATAACTAAATAATTTAGTGAGATAACAGCAAATTTGCTACTGAGAcaacattaatattcatttattaataagTCACCAGTCAAATGGACATTTCATTGAGACCACACTTTCCTGAGGCCATGTTCATCTTCTATAACCTTTAGTATGACCAGAATGGTGggtaaattattaatttattaatcatTTTAGAGCAATAACTTAACTGCTTGCACTTAAAAGTGTGAATAATTTATTCATAATGGCGCAGTTATAGTAATTAATACCATTATATCAAGTCTAACTTGATGTATTTCCACACCTGGGCAGATCCAGCTGTTATCCtcaagtcctgacagctggaaGATCATCTGTGTGTGGAGCAGCATCTGATGATCGTCATGTTTTTGGGCAAAACTATGGACCAGCTGAATAATGCGCTCCCGGCATGAGCTGGCTTTTACTGTGTTTTCTGGTGATCTGACCGAATGCGTTGTCCGTTTCTTCCCGTTTCTCTTGGAAAAGAGTAACTCACATGTCACGCATCCAAACGGGCGAAACGAACAGCTGGGGCACATGTGAGTCGTGTTCACGCCCTGGTCTGAGCCAATGGCCGCGCAGCCTCAGTCAACGGGGCTGGAGCATTTAGCGGGAGTTCCGGGCTCGTCAGTCCCGACTCCACCATGGCAGGATCCGCCGCGAGTGACTGCGTTCCGGACCGCATCGGATACATCACCCGGGTCCAGAGCTTCAGCGCCTGTCACCGCCTCCACAGGTACGGACCACCAGCTCGGTCCCTGCCGGGCCGATGGCCGAGCGGCATTTGTCCCGGTCAGCGCGAACCCTCACCGGGCTGCAGCTGCAACGACTCGGCCTCTGTTTCCCGCTGGCTCACACAGGAATTAGATTTGAGGGATTAAAGGATGCAGATGGTGGGATTTGTAGTCCGTTCGAAGCAGCGAGTGGACTCCCTGTACACGCATCGCTGCTGCTTTCAAGTGCTGTCGTAAAAATACCCACTTTATTCTGTCTACAGTCCAATCCGCTGTTGTTGGTAACTAAACTCATAGAGGCATATAGGAGCGGCACAAATTCAAAGAACACTGGCTAAAAGTGTCAAGaattatcaataataatattgttTGATATTATTACGGGAGtgatacattatttatgttgcAGAAAGGCGAACTTTTTTTGTGAACTTATATTATCACATTACAGTTTGGCCTTTTTGTTGTtatgataataaaaagaataagaataaaagaataaaataaaaaagataaaattatCCTATTATAAACAAGGATGCTACTAAATGACAGCTCAAAACTGACAGAAATTATTtgacaaaatgaatttgttattACCACAAAGTGGTAAtaacaaatgtacaaatgtacaaatgtacaaatgtcAGTGCCTCATGTACCTGAAGGCAGCATTTGTCAATAAACCCATGGCACAGTTTTCTTATTTGGCTTATAAAGTCATGAACCCAAAgtgtaaatgaaaacaactcAGGCCAGCACATTTTACAACTGTCTGTTGTATCTTTTTCAGTGTTCACCTGaatgatgaagaaaataaagaagtcTATGGAAAATGCAACAATCCCAATGGACACGGACACAACTACAAAGGTTTGTAAGAGCATTACAGAGTGAAAACgctgcacagctgctgtttgtacGTAtcccattcattcatctctcaTCTCTGTCCACAGTGGAGGTGACAGTACGGGGAAAGGTGAGTGTCTGACAGATACACCCAAATACCTTATTGATGGAAGAgttcagaggagaaaaaaactgacagaaaggGAACAGTAACTGAAGTAACCACGTGTTATAACTGAGGTATGGAGCTCAGTGACAGGTGTAGCCTTGGagcagatgggctacagcagcagaagcccACATCCGGTGCCATTCCTGTCTGCTAACAACAGGACACTGAGGCTACGATTTGTATGAATCCAGCTAAATtggacaaaagaagaaaatctttGCCTGGTTTGCATAGTTGTGATTTCTGCTGTGTCATTCAGACGGTAGGGTTCAGGTTAGTGGTGGTGTAAAGGTGTGGGGGAGATCTTCACAGCACAGTTCAGGCCCTTTTGTACCAATCGTCAACCTGAGTATTGATGTTGACCATGCCCACCCCTTTATGACAGTGTACCATCTTCTGATGGCTACTTCCAGCTGGACAACACACTACTGTTGGCTGGTGAAAGATTTCGAAgcttccatttttatttcacgCAGTACTTCACACTGAAACAGATCCTGTGCTTGTCCACACAGATTGATCGTCTCACTGGCATGGTCATGAACCTGACGGACCTGAAGAAATGTATTGAGGTAAGATCAGCACTGATCTCATGTCAAGTGACAATCTCTCACTGAAACTCGGGCATTGAATCAGTTATAAATAAGTTATCAGTTATGTGGTTTCTGTCCCCACACTGTCCTGCCACAATGTTAATCAAGGTGTGATGGGAAATGAAGCGATCAATAAAATTAACTGTGCAgcaataataaagtaaaaatgatACATGCAAACAcgtaaaaagaagaagaagaagaagaagaagaagcttagTTTGGGAGCAAGGGTGCAGCCATTTTGCTGTCAGAACAGTGCGAGAGAGACCTTGAGGATAGAGACAGAGTCAGTGAGACGGAAATACATTGAGTAGACAGATTGAAGCAGCTAAATATGGAGTCCAAAGAGGCAGGAAATCAGAGAAGACAGCATTGGTTTTGTCCTGGGTGTAAAAATTACTTTTACAAGGTTAACGCCAAGGATAAAACAGTCCATTTTCTCAATTGCACCAATTGTGCTACAGCTCGTGGTCTAGTCACGTCATTCAGACCACAACACAAGAAACTATGATCTTCCTCAGATAACCATGCTATtacttttttcagcttttcaacCTTGTTGCTGTCTATAGCCGTTCTGCTGCAGTGAGATAGCTTGTATTTGAATGTACCTGCAGTGACTATTATATAGAGCTAATTACTTTTCAATATGAGGGCAACTGCAGAACTGGTGAACTGGTGAACTTCATTTAATATATCACCCTGTGAATTATGTTTTCTACATTTAATGTATCAGTTCTGTGCCATCTTATGTGTTTTAGTCCTTTCAACTCTGTTGTACTTGATGGTGTACTACAAGTTATCCTAATTATGAACTGATCCTGTCCTGCAGGACGTCATCATGACTCCACTGGACCATAAAAACCTGGATAAAGATGTCCCTTACTTTGCCAACGTTGTCAGGTGAGTGTCATCTCAGTTGCTTTGAACACCTGGATtacatgtgtgtctttgtttgctgtttattctgttattgttttttactgtttattctGTATCAGCACGACCGAAAACCTGGCAGTTTACATTTGGGACAACATGGTGAAGGCCCTGCCGCCAAAGCTGCTCTATGAAATTAAGATCCACGAGACAGACAAGAATATTGTCATTTATCGAGGAGAGTAGTCGTCTGCACCTGGTAACTTCAGTTTCTGCTCACAGATGAGTAGACTCCAGTTAGTTAGTCTGATGCTGGGCCACAAAGATGGATACTTTGGGGTCAATACAAAATTAAGATTTAGCTGTAAAACCTATATGTTCAGTATTTTTCTTGTAATggtcaaaatgtattttatttggatCTTTTTCAAAAGTCCAAGGAAATTTAAAGACCAACAaaaagttactttaaaaaaaaaatctatatatttattgcaaaaaatttacctttttgtaatttttcatcTGGGCAGCATGGCACCATAGTTGCTAGCATTGTtgactgggagaacatgcaaacgccaaATGGAAAGGAATCAAACCGATGACCTTCTTGcatgtgaggcaacagtgctaagcGCTATGCCTCTGCGCTGCCcttcatttgaaaaattattttttattattgaaagtGATGGTGACATCTAGTGGTAGAAACTGCCTCAATAAAACCTGACTGTGAAGCATTGGTGTCTGTCAAATGGATtcttgtaataaaaataaaagatttttttaagtgaagTGAGTGAATAAATGATCTGTTCTGAAGATCAACGAGTGAACAGTTGATTTTTGTGTGGCCATCTCTCATTATTAAACATTAAAGGGGACATCCAGGAGTTTACTGTTGGCTGTCTGTAAACTGAAGTCTCTGAAGAGACACAAAACTGTCCAAAAGGCCCAAAAGAGATATCTTTCAGTATGAAGTAAACTCCAAAATCACTGGATCCTACAGTTCCCATGGTGTGATTCTCATTATTCAGTTTTTATCCTCTTTCTACTCCATGATCATGCTATGTTTATGTTATTTGAATAGATCCAAGTCAAATCATCAGCATCTTCTGAATGTGATTGTCTGGTTAGTTTGTATTGCTGATACTCAACCACTAGATGGCGATCTGTAGCTTCTAGGTCAACACCACATTGACGTTTTGACTCCAGGCGTTATTGACAGAGGTGAACAGGGTTGACTCATTTTCTGAGTGAATCAAGTGTGAATactgacagagcagagagtgttaaacaacagaaatgtgcTTATTTCATTTCCCATTAGTCCCATCTCttcccacacactcacatattCCATCCTtgagagacagacacatttGATTTATGGGGTTAATTCTCATTGTAATGTTAAGCAGCAGGCAGATGCTCTGTCTTCCAGACATCATATAACATATGCAATCTGATTCATTACCCATGGTTCACTGCAGCGGATATTTACTCTGCTCCTGTCATCTCTGTGGAGTTTGACGAACACCAGTGACAAATCACAATGTAAATACAACTTATCATGGAGTGAAGGATGCGTTATAGGCAATGCCGTTCCACGTCACTCTGTGTGTTGTCTGGCTCTACCAAGTAAGATATCTTCATCAGTGAGTTTTAGAGATTCTGGTTACCTTTAGACAGAGCCACGCTAGCAGTTTTCCCTTTTCCACATCCTCTGCTAAGATAACCTGACTGGCTTCAGGCTGTAGCATCATAAGTGTACAATCAGAAAATCATCCTAAAAGTTCATGTTCAACAACCTGAAACCTGTGTGATGTCGACAAAATAGTCACGGCTCTCAGCTTCTGCCCCAAGCCAAGCTCACCTCCACCCACTATCCAACCTAGCAGGGCTGCTTATGTGAaatctgttatatttttaattgGATCCCCCAGAAAACAAGaggccaatcagaagagaagtTCAGATCCTTTTGCTTCCAAAAATTATACATAAACGTTAAAATACTTTAGAATATGGGAAATTTAGCTTCAAGCACACCCTCATATCCTGGCTTACTGTTTATTAGTGTGAGCCCTTTAACACCTTTGTGAATTTAGACCACAGCATGTGTGAAATGCCACTGGTTGTGGGGGATGGTTGGTCCCTCGTTTTTGTGGCAAAGTTGTAATCTTTTTGTCAAGATTCACTTGCCAACTAAAACCTTTAATTAATCAAATTCCATAAACATGTGTGTCttgcacagacagacaacctGCTACGGACAAGCCAGagcaagacaggcagagacttAAAGATCTGATCCTAGATCAGAATCAgacttatttatttcttcatcatCCCCTCCTCAGGTTCCATTAAAGGTTGGCTGAACCAAGCCTAGCTATGTTGGCAGACTTCAGATTTGCTGGTAGATAAACTACAAATCAATCTCTATAATTACTCTCTGATAGGAGGCAGCTGAATTACTGCAATTAGCAGGTGAAAGCCAGTGATTATCCTGAAGGGAAAAGTATTCCTCGCTGCACCTTATGATCCCGAGTTAAGTTTGCTTTTATCTTCTGACAGAGGCAATTCTGTGCTATACTGTTTTATGTCTATTGCCCACAGCAAGACAGATGAGTCAGATTACATGCCCTAATTGTCTTGGCAAATGTCCCACCACAGGTACAAAGGGTAGTGCTTTTATTTGTAGTTGCAAGGATGGCCATTGGACGACTACTTGATGGCCTCTTTCAAACAACAGTAGGTGGCTTTCTCAGAAAAATGGCACTTTGCCAGAGTTAATCCCTGCCAAAGATGAGCTTTCCTGTTCTGCTAATGGTGCAACCCAAACGTCCTTCTCAAATTTGAAAATAACCTCACCATAAAAAAGAATGCTCTGTTGGGGGGGGGATTGGTATTCATTCTTTAGTCAAGGGAAGGTAGAGGAAAATGAGCATTTTAAGCTGTCAGCACTTTTTCTATGTCATGTTATAAGTACAcctgtttttttccacttgtgATGTTTAAACAGAAGGTGAGAGTGTCTAGTTGTAGCGTGTGTAGTCAAGATCACATCTGGAATGAATGGTTGGTTTTTTGGGCCCCTCAGCAACATTAACATGACAAAATTTGCCTGAAAATTCTcttgaataaatatttatagtTTCAATTTTGAAGCTGCACTTTTTTGTCCAAGAGAAGGCAGAGCTTTAAATTTTATCCTACAAAGATTGAGTAATCCTAATACTGATTTACTTCAAACCGTAATCTTTTCCTTTACCTAATGCAGTTTTTGTGCCAAACATCAAAACAGATGTGGCCATTTGTAATCACAATCCTGGCAACATGATTCCAATACACTGCCATTGGTATTCTCCATGAATTACTGCCACTGTAGGTGTGCTGGGTCAGGACACACTTAGGTTAGAATGACTGAACTGTGAACTTGTTTTGATTAACATATGTTGCTGGAGCTCTAAATGTGTGCCTAATAAACTTCTGTTgtcctttgatttttttttttttgtgtgtgtgtgtgtgttatttaatCTCTTCCACTATAAGTCCATGCCAATTCAACAGAATCAATTTGCAGAAAGATGCCATAACTGTCAATAAAGGCAGGCTTGGATGCTATTCTCTGGTCTAGCCATTAGGAAGACCGCAGTAAAAGTAAACTCTGTTCTTTGAgcaattatttatattaaaatattgattaatcAAGAAAACTGAGTACAAGTTGCAGTGATGTGGCACTGTTCGGGAAGATTCCATGCTGCACACTCAGGTAAAGAATGAATTAACTTTGACATACAGTACATTTTTCGTGAGCACAGGGTCAAATTCTTGAGCTCTGCACTTACACTAACATCCGCTTGCCTTGTTGCTCTGTGCGAAACACAAGCCAGAAACTGTCTGTCATCCGATCCCCTGTCATGAACAATAAGGCTGTGAAAACCCCAAGTTTCCACCACCAGCctgattaaaaattaaatgacctGTTCCCTTCATACCCCCAAGATGAAACAGGATAAATTACCCTCTGCTGTCATCTTCCCTCAGCTGTAAGGTAAACATATCATTTTGTGCATGATTTCCTCCTGCCTGCAGCCAGTGAACGCCACAGGTTTTCAGTGAGGAGATGATTGACTGACACATCGACACATGCAGGCAGACGGGcaaggaaattaaaaacactGGAGCAGGGGCGGAACATTATTTGAAGACTCCACAAATTCCACATGAATAATTAGATTTTATGGGATTTAAGAAAATACTGCCTCTGAAAATTGACTGGTTGTGCAATTTATGGggtgtttttatgattttatgaaaTTTCTTTAAAACTACTGAATACATAGATTGATTCTGTGCATAACTCCgtctattttcttttgaatgtaGTTGCTGTATGAACATAGTATAATGATGCCATTATTGttccaaaaacaacaattacaatACATAATACaattgtacttttatttaaataagattttaaaTGCAGTGTTCCGGTCTTTATTGTATCCTGCATGTTTAACAAAAGCTGTTCAATAAATGTAATGAAAGTGGAATTACTAAAATAGAAATACTtcagtgaaatataaatatatttgaagtAAAATTCAATAGCTTAACAAGGTAATATCTATCACAGACGCTAAAATCAAAAAGGTAAAAGATTAAGTAAACCAACAACAGCTTAAAATATATGAACttctcaaatgaaaaattacaagATAACACAAGCTCAGTGTTTTGCCAATTCATAATTTAGAAGAACGAGTTCAGCGTTCGATTTATACAGATTTAATGAACTAGTTGACGttcatgtgtttcattttctaaataaatcaaCCAGTATTTTCTCAGTAATACCCCTTActacccatccatccatcaccagCAGCCAATATTTTAACTTAAACAGATTGTGGCTGTTTAAGTCAGCAATCacactcaagaaaaaaaaaaaaaaaaacaacgttGTGATTGATTATATTTTTACAACTTCAATGTGTCACCAAGACCATATGGAGATTGTatagagaaaaaataaaaacgagaTGCAGTATATGCAATGGATTTTATTTAAGCAGCATTGACAAAATCATGGATTTAGCAGTTTTAAACAGTAAACACTAAATTTGTTTGCTCATAAAAATCCAAATCCGATGAGCAACCTGCTCCATCAGGACTGGCATCGATAGCATTAGCCATTCTGGACTTCGATGCTGGGCTAAAATAGTTGTAAAGCCTGAGCTTTGTCGCGAGAGTTTCCGAACGGTGTCCGAGAACAAGAACGCGAATGCCGTTCTCTCTCTCGCGAGAGTTAACTCGCGTTGTAAAAAAACGAACCATTCAGCCGGTCACAAATCTGTTAGTGTTGATTGAACGCGTTCTTGCTCAGCACTGCTAGCTAGCTAAAATAATCTGGAACTGTAaattatcacaaaaaaaaaaaaaaaaaaaaaaaatcacacaaaacgAAACAGAAATTGGCACGCTTTGTTTTACGAAACCGTGACTTAAAGATGCCGTTAGTTAGCCAACAGAGTTAGATGCCGTACATTCTAATTCAGAAATTCCGAcgaaataaaagtaaagttaaAGTGCATTAAACATCAGAAGAAGCACTGATGGAGGCTGGACGACATCAAGCTTTGTGCGGGTGTGTGAGATAGTTTTACAAGATTTTTCCAGGCACATATTGTAAATGTACTGTTTATTCAATACCAATCCCCCCTCACAGCTTGAGCGCTTTAATGAAGAAAAGTTTGTGAATTGATTTTGGTTCAacgaagtttttttttttttttttaatgagcaatTTTGAGGGTGGAATACTTAaaatggagtgtgtgtgcgcgtgcatgtgtaTCAAAACCAGGAGGAggaagtacattttttttaggCCTCATGGAGACCAAGGTGTTAGAGGGTTCAGAGTATGTtgagatcagtgtgtgtgagtttgaatAGGCTGGCAGTCTGTCTCCTGTGTTGTGAGACAGTTGTGTGGCTTGAGGCAGGacggaggtgtgtgtgtgtgtggctgttcaAGCTCGCTCACGTTTTCTTTGTGTGCGTTacctccctctctgcccccctcctGCTCATCAGGTAACAGGCGTAACACACTttcacagacactcacacaccctctccctgtctctttccccctctctctctctttctctctctctccctctctctctctctcagacacacaaacaaacccacagccTCAAGacagctcacacacatacacacgcttTACTTCCTACCCAGAGTCATCTTGCTGAAGACAGTATGGACGCTTGTTAGCAGTGAGGATGGagaagagagtgtgtgtgatcCAGACTGACTTTCACCAGTACAGGCCCACCATCGCTCTGCACAGCAGACCATTGGCACATGTAAGGAACCTGCCTCTACTCCTCtgcccctcctcttcccctttttttttttttcctgtccctGACGCTTTGCCTTTGACTGTCTCCATATTTACTCTTCAGCTCTGTACATGAGCTTTCACTCTCTTTCATTCTGCagacctgctctctgtctgtctccaccaTGCTGCATGACTGTAACAGGAGCCGGGGCCCCTCCTCACTGCAGGCCCACACCTCTGTAAGTGTGGTGGTCTTCGCTCAACAGGGGGTGCTAGAGTGTATAAGAACATTGTTGACTGGTAGCTTTCGATCTTTGTGCAGCATCTACATTTTTGTTAGTTTCGTTCGTTTTTAGTTTCCTATTATTATTCACCATTTTTCTGTATCTGGATAAGAGCAGCTCTTCTAGCCAAAGAGTTTCAAAAGGTTGACCATGCctaacagacacagacacgcacacatgcacatagaaGAAGA
Above is a genomic segment from Echeneis naucrates chromosome 19, fEcheNa1.1, whole genome shotgun sequence containing:
- the pts gene encoding 6-pyruvoyl tetrahydrobiopterin synthase, which translates into the protein MAGSAASDCVPDRIGYITRVQSFSACHRLHSVHLNDEENKEVYGKCNNPNGHGHNYKVEVTVRGKIDRLTGMVMNLTDLKKCIEDVIMTPLDHKNLDKDVPYFANVVSTTENLAVYIWDNMVKALPPKLLYEIKIHETDKNIVIYRGE